In one window of Miscanthus floridulus cultivar M001 chromosome 12, ASM1932011v1, whole genome shotgun sequence DNA:
- the LOC136498046 gene encoding two-component response regulator ORR5-like, which produces MASRKGLGDEGSAPVPHVLAVDDSPVDRAVIAGILRSSRFRVTAVESGKRALELLGTEPNVSMIITDYWMPEMTGYELLKKVKESSRLKEIPVVIMSSENVPTRINRCLEEGAEDFLLKPVRPADVSRLCSRVLR; this is translated from the exons ATGGCGAGCCGCAAGGGTCTCGGAGACGAGGGGAGCGCGCCGGTGCCGCACGTCCTCGCAGTGGACGACAGCCCGGTCGACCGCGCCGTCATCGCCGGCATCCTCAGGAGCTCACGGTTCCGCG TGACGGCCGTGGAGAGCGGGAAGAGGGCGCTAGAGCTGCTGGGCACC GAGCCCAACGTGAGCATGATCATTACCGACTACTGGATGCCGGAGATGACTGGCTATGAGCTCCTCAAGAAAGTCAAG GAGTCGTCCAGGCTGAAGGAGATCCCTGTGGTGATCATGTCCTCGGAGAACGTGCCGACCAGGATCAACAG GTGCCTGGAGGAAGGCGCCGAGGATTTCCTGCTGAAGCCCGTCCGCCCGGCCGACGTGTCGCGTCTGTGCAGCCGCGTCCTCCGGTGA